In Oscarella lobularis chromosome 18, ooOscLobu1.1, whole genome shotgun sequence, the following proteins share a genomic window:
- the LOC136198254 gene encoding DNA-directed RNA polymerase III subunit RPC10-like: MRLYCPLCGNILVVEDGQESFQFACSTCPYVHNMSKLSSRTYPKMKEVDDVLGGKAAWENVDSTEEPCPKCHHPRAYFMQMQTRSADEPMTTFYKCCNAECSHRWKE; encoded by the exons atGCGTCTGTATTGTCCCCTATGCGGGAACATTCTAGTCGTCGAAGATGGACAGGAATCGTTCCAATTTGCGTGCAGCACGTGTCCGTACGTGCACAACATGTCGAAACTGTCGAGCAGGACCTATCCGAAGATGAAGGAGGTCGACGATGTGCTCGGCGGCAAAGCCGCCTGggaaaacgtcgactcgACCGAAG AGCCTTGCCCCAAGTGTCATCATCCGCGTGCCTACTTCATGCAGATGCAGACTCGATCTGCCGACGAGCCTATGACGACGTTCTATAAGTGCTGCAACGCCGAGTGCAGTCACAGATGGAAAGAATGA